From the Candida dubliniensis CD36 chromosome 2, complete sequence genome, the window TGGAACTACATACGGTACTACTTCTAGCTACTCATCCAGTGTTTTATCTAGCAGTGTCTCAAGCGGAACTACCTACGATACTACTCCAAGTTACTCAAATAGCACCACTTACGGTACTACTTCAAGTTACTCATCCAGTGTTCCATCTAGTAATGTTTCAACTGGTTCCGCATCATGTATAATTATGACTTTTGCTGGTGCTTCTGGAGAAACCAGTACAAGTGAATTCTGCTTCCCACTGACTGCTACTTCTGAAGTTGAATCCTCAACTGAGACCACCTCATCTGCTTCATCTTCCACTTATTCAACCACTGAAGAGACTACACCAGTTGGATCTACAGTTATTGTTCCAAGTACTACTGTTATAACAGTTACTTCATGTTCCCAAAACAAATGTTCTCTTTCATCAGTTACCACTGGTGTTGTTACAATCTCATCTGCAAAGACAATTTATACTACATACTGTCCTATCTCCTCGAGTGTCACTATTCCAGTTCCTAGCACATCAACTCCAGATACTCCAGCTACTCCAGGTACTGAAACCACTCCAGGTACTGAAACCACTCCAGGCACTCCAGGTACTGAGACTACTCCAGCTACTCCAGGTACTCCAGGTACTGAAACTACTGAGACTACTCCAGCTACTCCAGCTACCCCAGGTACTGAGACTACTCCAGCTACTCCAGGTACTCCAGGTACTGAAACTACTGAGACTACTCCAGCTACTCCAGCTACCCCAGGTACTGAAACTACTCCAGCTACTCCAGCTACCCCAGGTACTGAAACCACTCCAGCCACTCCAGCTACTCCAGGTACTCCAGGTACTGAAACCACTCCAGCCACTCCAGGTACTGAGACTACTCCAGCTACTCCAGCTACCCCAGGTACTGAAACTACTCCAGCTACTCCAGGTACTGAGACTACTCCAGCTACTCCAGGTACTCCAGGTACTGAAACTACTGAGACTACTCCAGCTACTCCAGCTACCCCAGGTACTGAAACTACTCCAGCTACTCCAGCTACTCCAGGTACTGCAACTACTCCAGGTACTCCAGGAACTCCAGGTACTGAAACTACTCCAGCTACTCCAGGTACTGAAACCACTCCAGCTACTTCAGGTACTGAAACTACACCAGCTACTCCAGGTACTGAGACTACTCCAGGAACTCCAGCTACTCCAGGTACTGAAACTACTCCAGCTACTCCAGGTACTGAGACTACTCCAGCCACTCCAGCTACTCCAGGTACTCCAGGTACTGAAACCACTCCAGCTACTCCAGGTACTGAAACTACACCAGCTACACCAGGTACTGAGACTACTCCAGGAACTCCAGGTACTCCAGGTACTGAAACCACTCCAGCTACTCCAGGTACTCCAGGTACTGAAACCACTCCAGCCACTCCAGGTACTCCAGGTACTGAAACCACTCCAGGTACTCCAGGTACTCCAGGTACTGAAACCACTCCAGCTACTTCAGGTACTGAAACTACACCAGCTACACCAGGTACTGAGACTACTCCAGGAACTCCAGCTACCCCAGGTACTGAAACTACTCCAGCTACTCCAGGTACTGAGACTACTCCAGCTACTCCAGGTACTCCAGGTACTGAAACTACTGAGACTACTCCAGCTACTCCAGCTACCCCAGGTACTGAAACTACTCCAGCTACACCAGGTACTGAGACTACTCCAGCTACTCCAGCTACACCAGGTACTGAGACTACTCCAGCTACTCCAGCTACCCCAGGTACTGAAACCACTCCAGCTACTCCAGCTACTCCAGGTACTGAAACCACTCCAGGCACTCCAGGTACTGAGACTACTCCAGCTACCCCAGGTACTGAGACTACTCCAGCTACCCCAGGTACTGAAACCACTCCAGCTGTTCCAGAAACTCCAACTACTTCAGGTACTGAAACAGTTCCTGATGTATGTACCGAAATGGTTCCAAGTACTACTGTTATAGCAGTTAGCTCATGTTCCGAAGACAAGTGTTCCGTTTCATCAGTTACCACTGGATTTGTCACTGTATCGTCTGAAAAGACTGTTTACAC encodes:
- the EAP1 gene encoding cell surface flocculin, putative (Similar to S. cerevisiae FLO11 (MUC1, STA4);~In S. cerevisiae: GPI-anchored cell surface glycoprotein (flocculin) required for pseudohyphal formation, invasive growth, flocculation, and biofilms; transcriptionally regulated by the MAPK pathway (via Ste12p and Tec1p) and the cAMP pathway (via Flo8p)); this translates as MKVSQILPLAGAVSLASGFWIPDFRNNQKSNSYPGQYKGKGGYQDDCGDNYKKGYKSKTYSKVKSRTTTDCITSTSPKGSTTRYTKDVVDSTSYTTDTAYTTTVITVTKCDADSCSRTAVTTGVTIITVTTNDVVTQYTTYCPLTSTPTIVSSTPLSIPSSSVSTDTTVATTSTTPCDTVSTGTTYGTTSTTPCDTVSTGTTYGTTSSYSSSVSTGSSSSYSSSVPSSSVSSGTTSSYSSSIPLSSVLTGSSSSYSSSVPTASSSSSVSSSSVSSGTTYGTTSTPCDTISTGTTSTTPCDTVSTGTTYGTTSSYLPSVSTGSSSSYSSSVPSNSVSSGTTYGTTSSYSNSTTYGTTSSYSSSVPSSSVSTGFSSSYSSSVPSISVSSGTTYGTTSSYSSSVSTGSSSIYSSSVESSNVSSGTTYGTTSSYSSSVLSSSVSSGTTYDTTPSYSNSTTYGTTSSYSSSVPSSNVSTGSASCIIMTFAGASGETSTSEFCFPSTATSEVESSTETTSSASSSTYSTTEETTPVGSTVIVPSTTVITVTSCSQNKCSLSSVTTGVVTISSAKTIYTTYCPISSSVTIPVPSTSTPDTPATPGTETTPGTETTPGTPGTETTPATPGTPGTETTETTPATPATPGTETTPATPGTPGTETTETTPATPATPGTETTPATPATPGTETTPATPATPGTPGTETTPATPGTETTPATPATPGTETTPATPGTETTPATPGTPGTETTETTPATPATPGTETTPATPATPGTATTPGTPGTPGTETTPATPGTETTPATSGTETTPATPGTETTPGTPATPGTETTPATPGTETTPATPATPGTPGTETTPATPGTETTPATPGTETTPGTPGTPGTETTPATPGTPGTETTPATPGTPGTETTPGTPGTPGTETTPATSGTETTPATPGTETTPGTPATPGTETTPATPGTETTPATPGTPGTETTETTPATPATPGTETTPATPGTETTPATPATPGTETTPATPATPGTETTPATPATPGTETTPGTPGTETTPATPGTETTPATPGTETTPAVPETPTTSGTETVPDVCTEMVPSTTVIAVSSCSEDKCSVSSVTTGFVTVSSEKTVYTTYCPISSSTTTPVVPETSGTPGESQPATTTGTPDEHQPGTTQPVSVLSTSQVVTESDEYSTVTVHSTSTAGQQPGANPSVTTNGPEVEASSSVLANPVSSVTTSTIAGSNETSVPSAQFSSFEGSGSALKKPYYGLAVAALIYFM